The genomic region GCGGAACTCGCTGGCCGTCACGGCGTCCCAGTGGGCGCTGCCGTGCAGGGCGACAGGCTCGCCGCGCCCCACGCCTTCCCACCACGTGCGGGTCTGTGCACCGTCGCGGTCTGCGATGAGGTACAGGTACCGTTCGAAGTTCGAGGCCTTGCCGATGTCCATGCTGGGGCTGCTCGTCATGGCGACCCGTTCGGCGGGCCGGACGTGGTACGTGCCGCTGCTGAAGAAGTCGTGCAGCACGTCGTTCTCGTTGCTCGCCACGATCAGCTGCCCGACGGGGAGCCCCATGCTCTTGGCGAGATACCCGGCGAACACGTTCCCGAAATTCCCGGACGGCACGCTGAAATCCACCGGCTGGCCCGGCGCGAGGTTCAGGGCGAGGTACGCCTTGAAGTAATACACGGCCTGCGCGAGCACACGCGCCCAGTTGATGCTGTTCACGGCGCCGATCTCGTACCGGGCCTTGAAGGGCGCGTCGGCGTTCACGGCCTTCACGAGGTCCTGGCAGTCGTCGAAGACGCCCTCGACCGCGATGTTGAAGATGTTCGGCTCGTGCAGGCTGAACATCTGCGCCTGCTGGAAGGTGCTCATGCGGCCGTGCGGGGACAGCATGAACACGTTCACGCGCGCCTTGCCGAGCATCGCGTACTCCGCGGCGGAGCCGGTGTCGCCGGACGTCGCGCCGAGGATGTTGAGGACCTCGCCGCGCCGTTCGAGGACGTACTCGAAGATCTCCCCGAGGAACTGCATGGCCATGTCCTTGAAGGCGAGGGACGGGCCGTTCGAGAGTTCCAGCAGGTACAGCTGCGAGTCGCCCAGCCGCGTGAGGGGCGTCATGTCGGCGCTGTGGAACACGTCGCTGCGGTACGTGCGGTGCAGCAGGGCGCGCAGGTCGTCTTCCGGCACGTCCGTGATGAAGGGCCGCATGACGGCGAACGCGAGGTCCGGGTAACTCAGGCCGCGCAGCGCTTCGAGGTCGGCCGGTCCGAAGGCGGGGATGCTTTCCGGCATGGCGAGCCCGCCGTCCGGGGCGAGGCCCATCAGCAGCACATCCGAGAACTGGCCCAGGTCCGGGGTGCCGCGCGTTGAAACGTACTTCATCTGTGTTCCTCCAGTGGGTCGCGTGCCGGGCGGACGCGCGACGCTCCCGTACCCGTACTCTAGAGGACCGGCAAGGCGGGCCGGGAGGGGCGGGGCAGACATCCTGCCTTCACGTCAGGGCCTGGCGTCCAGGCAGGCGCGCACGAGGCGGGCGGGGAGGGCCGGGTCGGCACTCAGGTGCAGGTGCAGGTAACTGGCGAGCACGTTGCCGCGCGCGTAGCCTTCCGGTACGCCCTGCACGTGGTACGCGGGGTGGGCGGGCGTGCCGTCCAGAACGCTGTAATGGAATTCGTGAGCGCGCAGGGGCGTGCCTGCCGGCGCGAGCGGCGTGTCTTGCAGCGACGTGACCTCGCGGTACCCGAGCGTCAGGCGGCCCGCCATGCGGGTGCGTTCCGGGACGACGCCGCACATGGGATACGTGCCGTCCTGCGTTTCGAGGGCGTGCGAGAGGTACATCAGGCCGCCGCACTCGGCGATCACGGGGCGGCCCGAGCGGCAGAAGTCGGCGACGCTCTCCCGCATGGCGTGGTTGGCGCTCAGCGCGGCCGCGTGCGCTTCCGGGTATCCGCCGCCGATGAGCAGGCCGTCCGCGTCCGGCACGCGGTCGTCCAGCAGCGGACTGAACGGCACGAGGTCCGCGCCCGCCTCCTGCAGGGCGTCGAGGGCGTCCTCGTAGTAGAAGCTGAACGCCTCGTCACGCGCCAGCGCGATCCGGACGCGCGGCCCGCTGCGGCCGGTGCCGGGCGCGCGGGCGGGCAGGGGAGGGGCGGCCGTCACGGCGAGCAGCGCGTCCAGATCGAGGGTCCCGGCGGCGCGCAGCAGGGCGTCCCGGTCGTGCGGGTGCGTCTGCGCCGCCAGCAGGCCCAGGTGACGGCTCGGGAGGTGCAGCGCCTCCATCTTCGGCACGTGCCCGAAACAGCGAATCCCGGCCTGCTCCAGGGCCGCGCCGCACAGTTCCGCGTGCCGGGCGCTGCCCACACGGTTCAGGATCACGCCCGCGAGCCTCACGCCCTGCCCGTAGTCGCGCAGGCCGCCCGCGACGGCCGCCACGGTGCGGGCCATGCCGCCCGCGTCGATCAGCAGCACGACCGGCAGGTCCAGCGTCCGCGACAGGTGCGCGCTGGAATGCTCGTCGCTGAGCGGATCGCGCCCGTCGTACAGGCCCATCACGCCCTCCACCACGCTCACGTCCGCGTCCCACGCCGCGCGCGCGAACACCTCGCGCAGCCGTTCCTCCGGCAGCAGGAAACTGTCGAGGTTCCGGGCGGCCCGGCCTGCCGCGCGGCTGAGGTGCGTCGGGTCCAGGTAGTCCGGCCCGGCCTTGAACGGCTGCACCTTCAGGCCGCGCGCGTGCAGCGCCGCCAGGACGACGCTCGTCACGGTCGTCTTGCCGCTCCCGGAGTGCGGCGCGGCCAGCAGGAACCGCGCCGTCACCGCTGCCCCCGCGCCGCACGGCGGGACGCGGAACGTGCCTTGCCGCCCGTCGTCACTCCCACGTGCTGCCGGTCGCGCCGCTGAGCACCTGAATGACCTTCTTGCGGTTGATGTGGTACCCGATGAAGACCAGTTCGCTGCGCGGCACGGCCTGCTCGCGCAGCTCGCTGTCCACCCGCGTCCGGACGGCCTGCACGGTCAGCGTCTGCCCGGCGTTGATGTGCGCGAAGCCCTTGGCGCGCAGCACCGGGAACTTCCGCGCGATGTCCGCCAGGATGACCGGCAGGCGCTGCGGGTCCTGGGGGGTGTCCGTGCTGAGCAGGAAACTCTGCCAGCCGGTGTCGTGCACGTGGAAGTGCACGTGCGTGTTCATGCTGTGCAGGTGCGCGCCCAGGTCGCCGTGACTGTGGCCGTCCAGCAGGTGCTGCGCCTCCAGCGGCAGGCTCTCCTCGCCCGGCACGCCGCGCACCGGGCCGTGGTGGTGCGTCCCGGCGTCCAGTTCGTGCAGGTGCAGGCCGAGCGTGAGCTGCGGGTCGAGCTTCGCGCCGTACGCGAGTTCCATGAAGCGCACGCGGGGCGCGCGGGCGCGCACGTCCCCCTCGGCGCGCAGCAGGTCGTACTCGTTCAGGGCGTCGATCTTGTTGAGGACCACCACGTCCGCGTGTTCGAGCTGCGCGTCGAACAGTGCCTGCACGGCCGCGCGGGACGGCGCGTCCTCGCTGCCCTGCGTGCCCGCCTCGAAGTCACCGCCGAGCAGCAGGGGCGTGTCCACCACCGCGATCGTCGCGTCGAGCACGAAGTCGGCCGCGAACTCCTCGGACTGCAGGACGACGTACACGGCGGTCGGGACGGCCAGCCCGGACGTCTCGATCAGCACGTGGTCGAAACGGTGGCGGCGGCGCTGCAGTTCGCGCAGGGTGGGGATGAAGGCGTCGTCCTGCGAGTACGCGATCAGGCCGCCCTCCAGGTCGAGGATCTCGCAGTGCCCGAGCTGTTCGGAGCGGAGGATCTCGCCGTCCACGTTCTTCTCGCCGAACTCGTTCACGAGGACCGCGAGGCGGCGGTCGGGCGTGTCGCCGAGCACGCCGCTGATGAGGGTGGTCTTGCCGGACCCGAGGAAGCCGGTCACGACGGTCACGGGCGTCTGTTTCATGGTGTGGGGTGCTCCTGCAGGTTCAGGACGGCGCTCAGCACGTCCGCGGGGTCGGTGTAGGGGGCGCTGGTGCTGAGCGCGGGGCGGCGCAGCACGATGAGCGGAATGCCGAGCTCCTGTGCTGCCGCGAGCTTGTCGTGCGCGCCGCCGGCCTCGCCGCTGTCCTTGGTGATGACGGACTGCACGCCCCAGTGCCGCCACTGGCTGACGTTCTGCTCGCGCGTGAACGGGCCGAGCATGGCGAGCAGGTTGCGGGACGGAATACCGGCCGCGCTGGCCGCGTCGAGGCTGGACGCGATGGGGGCGACGCGCGCGTACGGCTGCAGGCCCTGCGCTTCGGGGAGGCGCGTGAAGGCACTCAGGCCGCCCGAGCCGGTCGCGAGGAACACGCGCGGCCCGGCCTGCGCCGCGGTCCGCAGGGCGTCCTCGGGGCCGTCCACGAGCGTCACGCCGGGTGTGCCTTCCGGCAGCAGCGGCGGGCGTTCGTATCGCAGGTACGGCAGGCCGAGTTCCTGTCCGAGCAGGGCGAGCTGCGCACTCATCACGGCCGAGTACGGGTGCGTGGCGTCCACCACGGCCTTCGCGCCGCGCAGCACCTGACGTCTGGCTTCCACGCCGCGCCGACCGGCGTACACGAACGCGCCCGGCACGGCGTCCCGCGCGACCCGGCCGCCGTACTCGGTCGCGACGGACACCACCACCGTCTCGCCCGCCTGCACGAGGTCGCGGGCGATGGCGTTGCCGTCCGAGGTGCCCGCGAACACCCAGACCGCACCGGCGGGCGGGGCGTCCGGTTCGGGCGCGGCCTGCACCGGAGCGGCGGGCGGCGCTTCCTCCGTCCAGGCGTTGTAGCCGCGCGGCGTGTACATCCACTCCTGCCCGCCCGGCTGCGTCTTGCGGCGCGTGAAGCGGTTCCCGATCACGAGGCTCGTCAGCATGTCGAACCGTCCCCGCCGCAGTTCGCCGAGCGTCGTGATGCGCACCGTCTGGTCCTCGCGGTACGCGTTGCGGACCACGCCGCACACGGTGTCCGGCGACTTGTGTTCCAGCATCAGGTCCAGCACGCGGTACACGCCCTCCTGCCGCCCGCGGCTCTGCACGTTGTAGAACACGGCGCACAGGTCCGCCTGCGCAATGTGCGTCGCGCGCCGCTCGATCCACTCCCAGGGGCACAGCAGGTCCGACAGGGACAGCGTGGCGTAGTCGTGCGAGAGGGGCGCGCCCAGCAGGGACGCGCAGGCGTTCGCGGCACTGATGCCCGGCACGACCTGCACCTGCACGGTGTCGTCCTCGCGCAGTTCGTCGAACGCCAGGGTCGCCATGGCGTAGATGCCGATGTCGCCGCTCGACACGAGCGACACCGTGCGGCCCTCCCGCGCGAGGTTCAGGGCGAGCTGCGCGCGTTCGCGTTCCTGCGTGAGGGGCGGCGCGTGCTGTTCCTTGCCCTCGATCCACGGCGCGATCCAGCGGAGGTACAGGTCGTACCCGACGATCACGTCGCTCGCTTCCAGCGCGTGCCGGGCGAGGTCCGGGATGAGTTCCGCGAAGCCCGGCCCGACCGACACGAGGTTCAGCCGTCCGCTCATGCCTGCACCTCCGGCGCGGTGGGAGGCTGGGGCGTCCAGCGGTCCTCGACGGCCGCGACGGTCACGCCCTCGTGCACGAGGCGCGGCACGATCAATGTGCCCCTGGGGCTCGCGAGGAGCGCGCAGGGTTCGCTCACGCCGCGCGCGCCGGTCACATGCTCCACCCACGCGGAGGGCGCGGTCACGAAGGGCCGGGCCTGCAGGTCGCGGGCCGAGAAGATCCGCAGCGGCAGGCCGTGCGTGTCGCAGAAGTCCAGCAGGCCTGCCTCGTCGCGCTTCAGGTCGATGGTGGCGACCTCGCGCACGTCCGTCAGGCGCTCCCCGATGGCGCGCATGACGGCGGCCTCGACGGTGGTGGCCGTGACGCCGCGGCGGCAGCCGATGCCGAGCGTGAGGGGTCTGGTGGCCTCGGTGGCGGTCGTCACGACGGGCGTGGCGCCCGTCAGGTTCGCCACGCGGTACGCGAGGGCGTTCGCGCCGCCCTCGTGGCCGGACAGCAGCGACACCGCGAAGCGGGCGCCCTCGTCGAGCAGCACCACGGCCGGGTCGCTGAGCTTGGAGATGGGCAGGCCGCTCAGGGAGCGGGTGGCGATGCCGGACGCCATGAGCAGCACCCACCCGCCGAAGTCACGGAACTGCGCGTGCAGCAGGTCGCGCGGGGAGCGCGCGGCGTCCCAGGGGCGCAGGAGCGTGGCGTTCAGGCCTGCCGAGAGGGCCTGCGCGAGCGGGAGCGCCTCGCGGCGCACGGGCAGCACGGCGAGCGTCACGGGGCACTCCCGGCGTCCGTTTCGGGATCGCTGGCGCGGCGGAAGCGGTGCGCGTACTGCGGGTCGTACAGGCGCGACGTGACGCTCAGGTCCTCGCCGAGCGCGCCGCCCACCAGCACCATGGTCGTGAGCGCCCACTCGCTGAGCGTCAGGCCGTCCAGCAGCGTCCCGAGCGTGGCGCGGTGCTGGCGTTCCTCCGGCTGCGAGACGCGCTGCACGAGCGCGGCGGGCGTTTCCGGCGGGTAGTGCGCGAGGAGTTCCTGCACCACCGTCTCCAGCTGTCGTCCCGACAGGAACACGCACATGGTCGCGCGGTGCGCGGCGAGCAGCCCGAGCGCCTCGCGTTCCGGGACGGGCGAGGCGCGCCCGCTGCCGCGCGTGATGATGATCGTCTGCGACACGTCCGGCCGCGTCAGTTCGGCGTTCAGGGCGGCGGCGCACGCCGTGAAGCTCGACACGCCCGGAATCACCTCGAAGGGCAGGTCCAGGGTGCGCAGCAGGTCCATCTGCTCGGCCGTCGCGCCGTAGATGGCCGGGTCGCCCGAATGCAGCCGCGCGACGCTCCAGCCGTGCCGCAGGGCACGCGCGTACCAGTCGCGCTGCGCGTTCAGGTCGAGGGCGGCCGTGTTGACGGTCTGCACGCCGGGACGGCAGTGCTCCAGCACGGCTTCCGGCACGAGCGACCCGGCGTACAGCACCACGTCCGCCGTCTGCAGGGCGCGTGCGCCGCGCAGCGTGATGAGGTCCGGCGCGCCGGGCCCGGCGCCGATGAACCACACCTTCGCGGTGCGGCCCGTGGGGGTGGGGTGGGGGGTGGGGGAAGTCAGGTGAATCGCCTCTCTTTGGGGGTCCGGACGAGCAGCACCGACAGGTAGCCGGGCCGCGTGAGGTCGGTGGGAAGGTGGGTCAGGGTGGGCAGCAGCCGCTGTTCGGGCAGCCCGAGGCGCGACGCGAGCGTGGCGTGCTCCGTGAGGTTCAGCTCCTGCAGCAGGGCCAGCACGGCAGGAAAGCGGTGCCCGATCTTCATGACGGCCACCACGTCGTGCGTGAGCAGGTCGCGGCGCAGGGCGTCCATGTCGTCCGGGCAGGGGAGGATCAGGGTGCGTTCCTTCTCCTCCCCCAGACTGAACTCGGTGAGGCTGGCCGCCGTGGCGTAACTGGTGATGCCGGGATGCGTGACGCGCACCGAGTCCGGCATCACGGCCCGCAGCTGCGCGAGCAGGTAGCCGTACGTGCTGTACGTCATGCTGTCCCCGATCGTCAGGTACGCGACGGTGCGGCCCGCGCGCAGTTCGCCCGCGATCTCCTGCGCGAGCGTACGGTAGTGCGTCTCGATGCGGGCGTCGTCGCCGTCCATCAGGAACAGCACCTCGCGCACGCGGGCCGGGTCGAGGTCCAGGCCCGCGAGCATCGCGAGCGCGACGGACGACCCGGACACCTGCGAGCGCGGCGCGTACACGAGGTCCGCGCCCTGCAGGTCCTGCCACGCCGCGACGCTCAGCGAGCCGGGCGTGACGCCCACGCCCACGCCGATGAAGCGGCCCGTCACGCGCCGAACCCCGTGTGGGCCGCGCCGAGCGCGCGGCCGTTCATGGCGAACAGGCGCACGCGCACCTCGCGCGCCCGGGGCACGCGGGCGTGCATGGTGGCGGCCACGCGCGACTCCACCGCCCTCCAGAAGTCCGGGTGGTCGTAGGTCATGGCGATCTCCTCCACGGTGTTCGCGCCGCGCATCCGGGCCGCGTCCTGCTGCCAGGGGCCGCTCACGGCCACGTCCGCCAGGGCGTTCATGGCCATGCCGCTGCGCTGCGAGTGCGTGTCCCAGTCGCCGTTCAGCACCTTGGCGAGCTTGGCGGGGTGGCCCGCCACGAGCAGCAGCGGCAGCTCCTGCTGCCGTTCGTTCAGGCACGTCTGCGCGGCGTCCAGCGAGAAGCCCACGAAGTTCGAGATCTGGATGATCTGCCGGTCACCCACGCCCAGCGACCGCGCGAAGTCCCGCCCGAGCCGTCCGGGCGTGAAGGCCATCACGTCCGGCTGCACGCCCAGCGCGACGCGCACGTACACCTCCACGGACGCCATGTACGCTTCCAGGCTCATCGGTTCCACGATGCCGGTCGTGCCGAGGATGCTGATGCCGCCCAGAATGCCGAGCTTCGGGTTGAAGGTCCGGCGCGCGATGCGTTCGCCGTCCACGCAGCCGACCGTCACGTCGTACCCGGCCGCGTCGCCCGTCAGGTCCTCGACCGCCTGACGCAGCATTCGGCGCGGCACGGGGTTGATGGCCGCCTCCCCGATGGCGACCTGCAGGCCGGGCGCGGTGACGGTGCCGACCCCCTCGCCTGCGAGGCAGCGGACGGGGCCGCCCGCGTTCGGGGTGACGTGCGCCCAGATGGTCGCGCCGTGCGTGGCGTCCGGGTCGTCCCCGCCGTCCTTGAGGACGCTGGCGCGCGCGCCCGTTCCGTCCAGGGCGGCGTCCTGCACCGGGACGGCCAGCACGTGCTCCCCGTCCGGGAGCGGCACGTCCACCTCGCGCAGCGTCTCGCCGTGCAGCAGCAGGTGCAGCGCGGCGCGGGCGGCGGCGGCCGCGCAGGTGCCGGTGGTCCGGCCGCGCCGCAGGCCGTTCCCGGCAGGGACCGTGAGATCGAAGCGCTTCAAGAGGCGGCGTCCCTCCCGGCGGGGGCCGCGCCCGGCAGGGCGTCCGGGCTGCTGCCTGCCAGTTCGCCCGCCTGCGCGAGGCGGTTCTTGACCTCGATCATCAGGACGTTCACGACGCTCGACGCCCATGGGCTGCCGCCCAGCGTGCCCGCGTTCGTGACGCGCGGCACCTGCAGGCAGGCGCGCAGCGTCGCCTTGGTCTCGCGCGTTCCGACGAACCCCACCGGCAGGCCGATCACCAGCGCGGGCCGCCAGCGCTGCTCGCGGATCAGGCGCACCGCCTCCGCGATAGCCGTCGGCGCGTCCCCGATGGCGAGGATGCAGTCGTTCCCGAACTTCTGCCACGCGCGCCGGATGCCCGCCGCGGAGCGCGTGATGCCCTCCTCGCGCTGCAGCAGGAAGCTTTCCTTGTCGTGCACGCCGCACCACACGCGCACGCCCAGCTCGTTCACCAGTTCGCGCTTCAGGCCGCTCTGCACCATCGTCACGTCCGTCACGACGGTCTTGCCTGCCAGGACGGCGCGCACGCCCGCCTCGACCGCGCCGGGCGACACGTACAGGTCCTCCACGATGTCCACGTTGCCGCTCGTGTGCACCAGCCGCTGCGCGAGGTACCGCCACTCGGCGGGCACGGTGGACCAGTCGCGCGCCGCCGCGATGATCTCGAAGCTTTCCGCCTCGATGGGGTGCGGCACGTACCGCTCCCAGCGTTTCGCGGGGACGGGTTCGGCACGGCCCGCGAGGCCACGCACGGCCGCGTGATGGCTGACCTGCGCCTCACCCACCTGCGACTCGTACCCGACGACCGCCACGCGGTACTTGCACAGCGAGCAGTTCATGTGCGCGCGTCCCTCGAAGCCCTCGCGGGCGCGTTCCAGGAACACGCGGGCCACGTCCCGGTGCGGCCCGAGGTGCGCGCTGGCGAGCACTTCGAGGTCCGGGTGGCGTTCGCGGGCGGCGTGCACGGCGGCCTGCACGCGCTTGACGAGCACCCCGTCGAACAGGAAGTACGGCAGCACCACC from Deinococcus aquiradiocola harbors:
- a CDS encoding precorrin-8X methylmutase, whose protein sequence is MSAYRVVLAGHGSRDPSSMAELETLVGHMNDLSAEPVGYGYLEFATPTIDVAVRTQLEAGAQDVVVVPGVLLAATHAKNDLPSEVQALQREFPAARVHYAAAMDLHPLLLQVCRERLVEAEAASGRTVARARTCLLVVGRGTTDPDANGDVYKLTRMLEEGLGYGGSVVCFSGTASPRVDEGLKRAARLGFERVVVLPYFLFDGVLVKRVQAAVHAARERHPDLEVLASAHLGPHRDVARVFLERAREGFEGRAHMNCSLCKYRVAVVGYESQVGEAQVSHHAAVRGLAGRAEPVPAKRWERYVPHPIEAESFEIIAAARDWSTVPAEWRYLAQRLVHTSGNVDIVEDLYVSPGAVEAGVRAVLAGKTVVTDVTMVQSGLKRELVNELGVRVWCGVHDKESFLLQREEGITRSAAGIRRAWQKFGNDCILAIGDAPTAIAEAVRLIREQRWRPALVIGLPVGFVGTRETKATLRACLQVPRVTNAGTLGGSPWASSVVNVLMIEVKNRLAQAGELAGSSPDALPGAAPAGRDAAS
- a CDS encoding cobalamin biosynthesis protein, whose protein sequence is MTLAVLPVRREALPLAQALSAGLNATLLRPWDAARSPRDLLHAQFRDFGGWVLLMASGIATRSLSGLPISKLSDPAVVLLDEGARFAVSLLSGHEGGANALAYRVANLTGATPVVTTATEATRPLTLGIGCRRGVTATTVEAAVMRAIGERLTDVREVATIDLKRDEAGLLDFCDTHGLPLRIFSARDLQARPFVTAPSAWVEHVTGARGVSEPCALLASPRGTLIVPRLVHEGVTVAAVEDRWTPQPPTAPEVQA
- the cobI gene encoding precorrin-2 C(20)-methyltransferase, which translates into the protein MTGRFIGVGVGVTPGSLSVAAWQDLQGADLVYAPRSQVSGSSVALAMLAGLDLDPARVREVLFLMDGDDARIETHYRTLAQEIAGELRAGRTVAYLTIGDSMTYSTYGYLLAQLRAVMPDSVRVTHPGITSYATAASLTEFSLGEEKERTLILPCPDDMDALRRDLLTHDVVAVMKIGHRFPAVLALLQELNLTEHATLASRLGLPEQRLLPTLTHLPTDLTRPGYLSVLLVRTPKERRFT
- a CDS encoding cobyrinate a,c-diamide synthase is translated as MTARFLLAAPHSGSGKTTVTSVVLAALHARGLKVQPFKAGPDYLDPTHLSRAAGRAARNLDSFLLPEERLREVFARAAWDADVSVVEGVMGLYDGRDPLSDEHSSAHLSRTLDLPVVLLIDAGGMARTVAAVAGGLRDYGQGVRLAGVILNRVGSARHAELCGAALEQAGIRCFGHVPKMEALHLPSRHLGLLAAQTHPHDRDALLRAAGTLDLDALLAVTAAPPLPARAPGTGRSGPRVRIALARDEAFSFYYEDALDALQEAGADLVPFSPLLDDRVPDADGLLIGGGYPEAHAAALSANHAMRESVADFCRSGRPVIAECGGLMYLSHALETQDGTYPMCGVVPERTRMAGRLTLGYREVTSLQDTPLAPAGTPLRAHEFHYSVLDGTPAHPAYHVQGVPEGYARGNVLASYLHLHLSADPALPARLVRACLDARP
- the cbiD gene encoding cobalt-precorrin-5B (C(1))-methyltransferase CbiD codes for the protein MKRFDLTVPAGNGLRRGRTTGTCAAAAARAALHLLLHGETLREVDVPLPDGEHVLAVPVQDAALDGTGARASVLKDGGDDPDATHGATIWAHVTPNAGGPVRCLAGEGVGTVTAPGLQVAIGEAAINPVPRRMLRQAVEDLTGDAAGYDVTVGCVDGERIARRTFNPKLGILGGISILGTTGIVEPMSLEAYMASVEVYVRVALGVQPDVMAFTPGRLGRDFARSLGVGDRQIIQISNFVGFSLDAAQTCLNERQQELPLLLVAGHPAKLAKVLNGDWDTHSQRSGMAMNALADVAVSGPWQQDAARMRGANTVEEIAMTYDHPDFWRAVESRVAATMHARVPRAREVRVRLFAMNGRALGAAHTGFGA
- the cobJ gene encoding precorrin-3B C(17)-methyltransferase, producing MSGRLNLVSVGPGFAELIPDLARHALEASDVIVGYDLYLRWIAPWIEGKEQHAPPLTQERERAQLALNLAREGRTVSLVSSGDIGIYAMATLAFDELREDDTVQVQVVPGISAANACASLLGAPLSHDYATLSLSDLLCPWEWIERRATHIAQADLCAVFYNVQSRGRQEGVYRVLDLMLEHKSPDTVCGVVRNAYREDQTVRITTLGELRRGRFDMLTSLVIGNRFTRRKTQPGGQEWMYTPRGYNAWTEEAPPAAPVQAAPEPDAPPAGAVWVFAGTSDGNAIARDLVQAGETVVVSVATEYGGRVARDAVPGAFVYAGRRGVEARRQVLRGAKAVVDATHPYSAVMSAQLALLGQELGLPYLRYERPPLLPEGTPGVTLVDGPEDALRTAAQAGPRVFLATGSGGLSAFTRLPEAQGLQPYARVAPIASSLDAASAAGIPSRNLLAMLGPFTREQNVSQWRHWGVQSVITKDSGEAGGAHDKLAAAQELGIPLIVLRRPALSTSAPYTDPADVLSAVLNLQEHPTP
- the cobM gene encoding precorrin-4 C(11)-methyltransferase, which codes for MWFIGAGPGAPDLITLRGARALQTADVVLYAGSLVPEAVLEHCRPGVQTVNTAALDLNAQRDWYARALRHGWSVARLHSGDPAIYGATAEQMDLLRTLDLPFEVIPGVSSFTACAAALNAELTRPDVSQTIIITRGSGRASPVPEREALGLLAAHRATMCVFLSGRQLETVVQELLAHYPPETPAALVQRVSQPEERQHRATLGTLLDGLTLSEWALTTMVLVGGALGEDLSVTSRLYDPQYAHRFRRASDPETDAGSAP
- the thrC gene encoding threonine synthase, encoding MKYVSTRGTPDLGQFSDVLLMGLAPDGGLAMPESIPAFGPADLEALRGLSYPDLAFAVMRPFITDVPEDDLRALLHRTYRSDVFHSADMTPLTRLGDSQLYLLELSNGPSLAFKDMAMQFLGEIFEYVLERRGEVLNILGATSGDTGSAAEYAMLGKARVNVFMLSPHGRMSTFQQAQMFSLHEPNIFNIAVEGVFDDCQDLVKAVNADAPFKARYEIGAVNSINWARVLAQAVYYFKAYLALNLAPGQPVDFSVPSGNFGNVFAGYLAKSMGLPVGQLIVASNENDVLHDFFSSGTYHVRPAERVAMTSSPSMDIGKASNFERYLYLIADRDGAQTRTWWEGVGRGEPVALHGSAHWDAVTASEFRSGRSTHADRLNTIRRIDREYGRLIDPHTADGVLVGERHLRPGVPMVCLETALPAKFGETVQEAVGRIPGRPERFLNIEDAPRTFEVMPNDVQVLKAYIAAKLGALKGEVSPTR
- a CDS encoding CobW family GTP-binding protein — protein: MKQTPVTVVTGFLGSGKTTLISGVLGDTPDRRLAVLVNEFGEKNVDGEILRSEQLGHCEILDLEGGLIAYSQDDAFIPTLRELQRRRHRFDHVLIETSGLAVPTAVYVVLQSEEFAADFVLDATIAVVDTPLLLGGDFEAGTQGSEDAPSRAAVQALFDAQLEHADVVVLNKIDALNEYDLLRAEGDVRARAPRVRFMELAYGAKLDPQLTLGLHLHELDAGTHHHGPVRGVPGEESLPLEAQHLLDGHSHGDLGAHLHSMNTHVHFHVHDTGWQSFLLSTDTPQDPQRLPVILADIARKFPVLRAKGFAHINAGQTLTVQAVRTRVDSELREQAVPRSELVFIGYHINRKKVIQVLSGATGSTWE